One segment of Alphaproteobacteria bacterium DNA contains the following:
- a CDS encoding adenosine kinase, producing MMFDVLCLGNAIVDIVTHADDAALQKYDLQKGAMTLIDINRAEYLYKIMNESLEISGGSAANTAAGIASFGGKVGFIGKVHDDQLGKTFIQDIRAVGVYYETTPSIGGAPTARCHIFVTPDAQRTLQTYLGACVELSVADINEQWVQSSKITFVEGYLFDPPGARLAVKKAAKLASQSNNYFALSLSDSFCAERHRPEFKALIKDHVHILFANELEACSFLQTKSLDETLERAKTLCDIVILTRSEKGSLIIKQNDVIEINPAKVNRVLDTTGAGDLYAAGFLYAYAQNYDLKKCGHIASEAAGQILGHFGARPTKPLKNILQSFL from the coding sequence ATGATGTTTGATGTTTTATGTTTAGGGAATGCCATTGTTGACATCGTAACCCATGCAGATGATGCAGCTTTGCAAAAATATGATTTGCAAAAGGGTGCAATGACCTTAATAGATATTAATCGAGCCGAATATCTTTATAAAATTATGAATGAATCTTTGGAAATTTCTGGTGGATCGGCTGCAAATACAGCTGCGGGTATTGCATCATTTGGGGGAAAAGTTGGATTTATTGGTAAGGTTCATGATGATCAATTAGGAAAAACTTTTATTCAGGATATTAGGGCAGTGGGTGTTTATTATGAAACTACACCTTCTATAGGGGGGGCGCCTACCGCACGATGTCATATTTTTGTAACCCCTGATGCCCAACGTACTTTACAAACTTATCTTGGGGCATGTGTTGAATTATCCGTTGCAGATATCAACGAACAATGGGTTCAATCTTCAAAAATAACTTTTGTTGAAGGATATTTGTTTGACCCGCCAGGAGCACGATTAGCTGTAAAAAAAGCAGCAAAGTTGGCCAGCCAATCTAATAATTATTTTGCATTAAGTTTATCTGATAGTTTTTGTGCAGAAAGACATAGACCCGAATTTAAAGCTTTAATTAAAGATCATGTTCATATTTTATTTGCTAATGAATTGGAAGCCTGTTCATTTTTACAAACAAAAAGTCTTGATGAAACTTTAGAAAGAGCAAAAACTCTTTGTGATATTGTCATATTAACACGAAGTGAAAAAGGATCTTTGATTATTAAACAAAATGATGTTATTGAAATAAATCCTGCTAAAGTTAATCGTGTTTTAGATACAACTGGTGCGGGTGATTTATATGCAGCTGGTTTTCTTTATGCTTATGCCCAAAATTACGATTTAAAAAAATGTGGACATATAGCAAGTGAAGCTGCTGGCCAAATATTAGGTCATTTTGGGGCGCGTCCCACAAAACCGCTTAAAAATATTTTACAATCTTTTCTTTAA